The following proteins come from a genomic window of Corallococcus sp. NCRR:
- a CDS encoding nuclear transport factor 2 family protein translates to MSASENFSLARAWLKAFNAHDVTALVALYAEDATHTSPKIRVLHPETGGRLVGRPALERWWRDAIARLPGLRYEETALTADGDRVFMEYLRHAPNEAPLPVAEVLEVKGGRIVASRVYHG, encoded by the coding sequence ATGAGCGCGAGCGAAAACTTCTCCCTGGCCCGGGCATGGCTCAAGGCCTTCAACGCCCACGACGTCACCGCGCTGGTGGCGCTGTACGCGGAGGATGCAACACACACCTCGCCCAAGATTCGCGTCCTGCACCCGGAGACGGGCGGGCGCCTGGTGGGCCGGCCGGCCCTGGAGCGGTGGTGGAGGGACGCCATCGCCCGGCTGCCGGGTCTGCGCTACGAGGAGACGGCCCTCACGGCGGACGGGGACCGGGTGTTCATGGAGTACCTGCGCCACGCCCCCAATGAAGCGCCCCTGCCGGTGGCGGAGGTGCTGGAGGTGAAGGGCGGGCGCATCGTCGCGTCGCGGGTCTACC
- the fusA gene encoding elongation factor G has protein sequence MASNVPIEKIRNIGISAHIDSGKTTLSERILFYTGKIHEIHEVRGKDGVGAVMDSMDLEREKGITIQSAATYAMWGDFNINLIDTPGHVDFTIEVERALRVLDGAILVLCSVSGVQSQSITVDRQMKRYKVPRIAFINKMDRSGANYDRVAAQLKEKLGHHAVKLQYPIGAEDRFQGLIDLLSMKAFYFDGENGEHIREEAIPADMLDEAKLRRDEMIEGIANVDDELGEVFLMDPGSITEEQLRAAVRRATIALKMTPVMCGSAYKNKGVQLLLNAVCSYLPNPKEATNEALDQKNNEAKVILESDPAKPFVGLAFKLEDGRYGQLTYMRIYQGKVSKGDFIINQVNQKKVKVPRIVRMHASEMHDVNEATAGDIVALFGIECASGDTFTDGTVQYTMTSMFVPDAVISLAVTPKNRDTLANFSKALNRFHKEDPTFRVRRDEESAQTIISGMGELHLEIYIERMKREYNCEVVAGKPQVAYRETISQKGEFAYTHKKQTGGSGQFARVCGYVEPLPSDAVQQYEFVDDIVGGSIPREFIPACDKGFQEAVKKGSLIGFPVVGLRVVINDGAFHAVDSSEMAFKTAAIMGFREGYAAAKPVILEPIMKVEVTAPEDFQGSVVGQLNQRRGTILETGTAEGYVTAVAEVPLNTMFGYSTDLRSATQGKGEFTMEFSKYMPVPRNEAEALMTQYKEKQAAEQAARK, from the coding sequence GTGGCCTCCAACGTACCCATCGAGAAGATTCGTAACATCGGTATCTCCGCCCACATCGACTCGGGCAAGACGACGCTGTCCGAGCGCATCCTGTTCTACACGGGCAAGATCCACGAGATCCACGAGGTCCGCGGCAAGGACGGCGTGGGCGCGGTCATGGACTCGATGGACTTGGAGCGTGAGAAGGGCATCACCATCCAGTCCGCCGCCACGTACGCGATGTGGGGCGACTTCAACATCAACCTGATCGACACCCCGGGACACGTGGACTTCACCATCGAGGTGGAGCGCGCGCTCCGCGTCCTCGACGGTGCCATCCTGGTGCTCTGCTCCGTGTCGGGCGTGCAGTCGCAGTCCATCACGGTGGACCGCCAGATGAAGCGCTACAAGGTTCCGCGCATCGCGTTCATCAACAAGATGGACCGCTCGGGCGCGAACTACGATCGCGTCGCCGCGCAGCTGAAGGAGAAGCTGGGCCACCACGCGGTGAAGCTCCAGTACCCCATCGGCGCGGAGGACCGCTTCCAGGGCCTCATCGACCTGCTCTCGATGAAGGCGTTCTACTTCGACGGCGAGAACGGCGAGCACATTCGCGAGGAGGCCATCCCCGCGGACATGCTGGACGAGGCCAAGCTGCGCCGTGACGAGATGATCGAGGGCATCGCCAACGTCGACGACGAGCTGGGCGAGGTCTTCCTCATGGACCCGGGCTCCATCACCGAGGAGCAGCTGCGCGCCGCCGTGCGCCGCGCCACCATCGCGCTGAAGATGACGCCGGTGATGTGCGGCTCCGCGTACAAGAACAAGGGCGTGCAGCTGCTGCTCAACGCGGTGTGCAGCTACCTGCCCAACCCCAAGGAAGCGACCAACGAGGCGCTCGACCAGAAGAACAACGAGGCCAAGGTCATCCTGGAGTCGGACCCGGCCAAGCCCTTCGTCGGTCTGGCGTTCAAGCTGGAAGACGGCCGCTACGGCCAGCTCACCTACATGCGCATCTACCAGGGCAAGGTGAGCAAGGGTGACTTCATCATCAACCAGGTGAACCAGAAGAAGGTCAAGGTTCCGCGCATCGTCCGCATGCACGCGTCGGAAATGCACGACGTGAACGAGGCCACGGCCGGCGACATCGTCGCGCTGTTCGGCATCGAGTGCGCCTCCGGCGACACGTTCACCGACGGCACCGTGCAGTACACGATGACGTCCATGTTCGTGCCGGACGCGGTCATCTCCCTGGCGGTGACGCCGAAGAACCGCGACACGCTGGCGAACTTCTCCAAGGCGCTCAACCGCTTCCACAAGGAAGACCCCACCTTCCGCGTGCGCCGTGACGAAGAGTCCGCGCAGACCATCATCAGCGGCATGGGCGAGCTCCACCTGGAGATCTACATCGAGCGCATGAAGCGCGAGTACAACTGCGAGGTGGTCGCCGGTAAGCCCCAGGTGGCGTACCGCGAGACCATCTCCCAGAAGGGCGAGTTCGCGTACACGCACAAGAAGCAGACCGGTGGTTCGGGTCAGTTCGCGCGCGTGTGCGGCTACGTGGAGCCCCTGCCCTCGGACGCCGTGCAGCAGTACGAGTTCGTGGACGACATCGTCGGTGGCTCCATCCCGCGCGAGTTCATCCCCGCGTGCGACAAGGGCTTCCAGGAGGCCGTGAAGAAGGGCAGCCTCATCGGCTTCCCCGTGGTGGGCCTGCGCGTGGTCATCAACGACGGCGCCTTCCACGCGGTCGACTCGTCCGAAATGGCGTTCAAGACGGCCGCCATCATGGGCTTCCGCGAGGGCTACGCCGCCGCCAAGCCGGTCATCCTCGAGCCGATCATGAAGGTCGAAGTCACGGCTCCGGAAGACTTCCAGGGTTCCGTCGTGGGCCAGCTGAACCAGCGCCGCGGCACCATCCTGGAGACGGGCACCGCGGAAGGCTACGTCACGGCCGTGGCGGAAGTGCCGCTGAACACGATGTTCGGCTACTCCACCGACCTGCGCTCCGCCACCCAGGGCAAGGGCGAGTTCACGATGGAGTTCTCCAAGTACATGCCGGTCCCCCGCAACGAGGCGGAGGCCCTGATGACGCAGTACAAGGAGAAGCAGGCCGCGGAGCAGGCTGCCCGCAAGTAG